In the Aliarcobacter cryaerophilus genome, one interval contains:
- the hemB gene encoding porphobilinogen synthase — protein MFKRFRRLRLNDTLRNLVQETTISKDDFIYPLFVREGKGIKTEISSMPGVFQMSIDEILKECEYLQKIGLNSIILFAIPDIKDSVGSECLCEESIISRTIKAVKEKFPNMFVVTDLCFCEYTDHGHCGILDPKTQSVHNDKTLEISALQALVHARAGADMIAPSGMMDGIITTLRNALDENGFKDLPIMAYSTKFASGYYGPFRDVAESTPSFGDRRTYQMNVANRLEAISESLEDEKEGADILMVKPALAFLDIVRDIRNETKLPLCVYNVSGEYAMLKHAGIAGLIDYERVMMETMIAFKRAGANIIISYHAKEVCEILNRK, from the coding sequence ATGTTTAAACGATTTAGAAGATTAAGATTAAATGATACTTTAAGAAATTTAGTTCAAGAGACAACAATTAGTAAAGATGATTTTATATATCCACTGTTTGTAAGAGAAGGAAAAGGTATTAAAACTGAAATTTCTTCAATGCCAGGTGTATTTCAAATGAGTATTGATGAGATTTTAAAAGAGTGTGAATATTTACAAAAAATAGGATTAAACTCTATTATACTATTTGCAATTCCAGATATTAAAGATTCAGTTGGAAGTGAATGTTTATGTGAGGAAAGTATAATCTCAAGAACAATAAAAGCAGTTAAAGAGAAATTTCCAAATATGTTTGTTGTAACAGATTTATGTTTTTGTGAATATACAGACCATGGGCATTGTGGAATATTAGATCCAAAAACACAAAGTGTACATAATGATAAAACTCTTGAAATATCAGCCCTTCAAGCACTTGTTCACGCACGTGCTGGTGCTGATATGATTGCACCATCTGGAATGATGGATGGAATTATTACAACACTTAGAAATGCTTTAGATGAAAATGGTTTTAAAGATTTACCAATTATGGCTTATTCAACAAAATTTGCAAGTGGTTATTATGGACCATTTAGAGATGTAGCTGAATCAACTCCAAGCTTTGGTGATAGAAGAACATATCAGATGAATGTGGCAAATAGACTTGAAGCAATTAGTGAATCACTTGAAGATGAAAAAGAAGGTGCTGATATTTTAATGGTAAAACCAGCTTTAGCATTTTTGGATATTGTAAGAGATATAAGAAATGAGACAAAACTTCCATTATGTGTTTATAATGTAAGTGGTGAATATGCTATGTTAAAACATGCTGGAATTGCAGGACTTATTGATTATGAAAGAGTTATGATGGAGACTATGATAGCTTTTAAAAGAGCTGGTGCAAATATTATAATATCATATCATGCAAAAGAGGTTTGTGAAATTTTAAATAGAAAATAA